In the genome of Catenulispora sp. EB89, one region contains:
- a CDS encoding amino acid adenylation domain-containing protein, whose amino-acid sequence MSTTDELSGADLVRRIRAMSPKRRRAVTALLRKQGVDLSALNVVTPRPRKADEQVPLSYAQQRLWFLAQLDGTSAHYNIPVAVRLHGELDLPALRRALTEVVRRHEALRTRLPAVDGVPHQVIGDGSEFELRVADVADITDVADGTDPAELARLCRQETVAPFDLAADSLIRALLLTESATEHVLVVTMHHSVSDGWSLGVLFRDLSALYDAFRAGLPSPLAPLPIQYADYALWQREWLDDGVRDEQVEYWRGQLAGVDPRLTLPTDRPRPENKTYRGTRAFFGCPPDLIERLGTVAARYQVTLYMVLLAAYDIVLHRYTGEHDLAVGTVVANRNQHEVEDLVGLFANTVVMRADLAGDPAFPDLLAAVKRTALAAFDHQDVPFEMVVDALQLERSLSHSPVFQTLFVLQEASTGQDISLGGMTTSAVGFDFDITKFDVTLDLREVPTGLLGAVEYNTDLFDPATIERFIGHYTSLLEAIAVAPESSLSGLDMVGAQERELVLRTWNDTAREYSRDSCLHQLFEARARRHPEAVAVVDGDREISYARLDAWANRIGHALRDLGVGPDTVVGLYAARSAEMVAGIYGILKAGGAYMPIEPSNPAARITELVENSGVGIVLAQPEVDAVPLGRATVLRLHGDGSVRDATGQELAAGRDDAVVVPGLGSHNLAYVIHTSGSTGRPKGVMIEHQAAVNRIEWMQNEYSLTERDVVLQKTPFSFDVSVWEFFWPLLAGARLALARPEGHKDPAYLVSAIRRFGVTTLHFVPSMLRAILNEPVWSACESVRQVFCSGEALPPDLCSRHYERHPAPLHNLYGPTEAAVDVSHWTCPPGTPARVPIGRPIQNIQLYVLDEALRPQGIGCVGQLHIAGDGLARGYLNQPELTDERFVPNPFAATPDARMYRTGDLVRWLADGTLEFLGRADEQVKLRGFRIELGEIEHRLGEHPAVRECAVVLRTDQRDDPRLVAYAVLAPDTDLADPQTELSRFLARALPEHMVPSAFVALDSLPVTAHGKLDRKALPAPGIDDVARQSYAAPSTDAERLLAGLWAELLGFDESRIGAQDSLFALGGHSLLIPVLVARLAEHGFAVRVRDVFGAPTLADLAALLTAGTTEDFSVPANPIPADCRRLTPELLPLVELTQEQIDAVVATVPGGVANVADVYPLASAQEGILFHHLLDPENDPYLVSILFTARDEAATTAFIDALRAMVARHDVLRTAVLTTGLPEPVQVVYRHAELDVQRIRLVPGDTEAQARELLHGAERIPVDRAPLQRLVVAEDPDSERRYLVLTSHHLIEDATSIRLSMAEVTAHLAGQADRLAPTAPYRDFVAHTRHRLASDDAEAYFRAALGDVVEPTAPFGLTEVRGDARRFSQLRRGLPGELTEALRAQAKRLRVSPACLFHAAYARVVAATSGREDVVFGTVLSGRLQGVPGVEAMLGNLINTLPLRLRLADLTVRELVDEVDRGLADLIAREQTPLSLVQRCSGMDGEAPLFTAVVNVRHFEPGRAAPSDPPAEDHGVRWIAETDATNYPLSVALDDFGDSLSLHVRVDERISPEDVLDCVEAALAGLLAGLAADDGVGTKALDIEVLPAAERHRLLAVWRGPLVPVPDVSVVAAFEEQADLDPGRLALVHEDETLSYGELNERANRLAHWLMAREVRPDDVVAIRLPRSIDLLVAVYGVLKAGAAYLPVEPDLPLERAQHMLAQATPALVLTELPDTSAWPASAPGVAVSGDRAAYVLYTSGSTGRPKGVVVPHRAVVNRITGMQQRYQLTEQDRVLHKTAASFDVSVWELLWPLAAGACLVIARPDGHKDPAYLAGLIQRSEVTTLHFVPSMLRLFLEEPTVTGCTSLRRVLCGGEALPVSLAREFHRVLDAELHHLYGPVEATIDVTENEVRPDGDRVSMGHPVPNTRVYVLDSRRRIVPAGVPGELYLAGVQLARGYVGRDDLTAERFVPDPFVPAGERMYRTGDVVRWWHDRGLEFLGRTDDQVKVRGVRIELGEVETALLRHDAVAGAVVLPHGDGEDRALIGYVRPSAKWLDESARQQVAEHLTHWRQIFEKQGAPDERVADDLNLVGWDSSYTGTAIPDEQMREWIDGTVDRIVALRPRRLLEIGCGTGLLLFRYAEQCEAVHAVDLAAAVLADVRRGVERRGWSHVTLEQGDALTAPLPDATFDTIVINSVAQYFPSCYYLEQVIARLLPLLSDGGRLFIGDVRNLDLLTAHIGAIERGSARGRTTVAALAAQVRRRARQETELLVSPTYFARLSERFSELGSVDLMVKRGLGDNEMLAYRYDVVLTKGARVPSRPLPWRHAGTTDELLALLDAGAPDRFGVAGLVNPRIADDVGVVAQLAQGLPTVEIEPLRGGARLDERAAAAVRDLESVLAHAERLGYRVCATWSQNRPDGIDLLFGRDQLPEVRAREPYRATRTSNFPQLADLGPGLTAALREHLSASLPDYMVPTLFMVLEDIPVTRNGKVDKRALPAPGEDSVVKAAYAAPRTEAERVLCRLVEEMFEISRVGLDDDFFALGVHSLLAVRLTMRVQREFGVRLPLRLMLTGATMREAAAALQALRDGPDAEATVSVSAGAPPISLQQSELWFLDRPEHARLGTAYDNVQVALRIGGELDRAVLARAVHALVDRHEVLRTGYRVEGDEVLQVVGDNRVEVVVEQVGEDALDGWLREERLRPFDPADPRVLRVHLLPRPDGGHVLTLTRPWGVFDGWSMNIVFADLFELYRADAEHRAPDLAPLAWQYGDFARWQRQAVGPAELDRQRAYWRGRLAGLPPCVRLRTDHPRGPVRSYQGAAVDVTIPQDVLTELRELGRRRGATLYMTLLSAFAVLLGGHGDSTDLAIASPVSNRPRIELEPLVGYFSNRLAMRLDVTPSRTFAEVLGEARQVTAEAHEHKDLPFTELVRDLAPAANASHPPLCQVVFNLLPAAPTDSRDAPANVSVTPLPAHPGLAKFDLNLVVRETGDGLRGYLEYSTDLYAEPTARDLVHALTRLLRAIVADPDLSLSRLRAVADGPAR is encoded by the coding sequence ATGAGCACCACTGACGAACTGAGCGGTGCGGACCTGGTCCGGCGGATCCGGGCGATGTCGCCCAAACGACGACGTGCGGTGACCGCGCTGCTGCGCAAGCAGGGCGTGGACCTGTCGGCGCTCAACGTCGTCACGCCGCGTCCGCGTAAGGCCGACGAGCAGGTGCCGCTGTCCTACGCGCAGCAACGCCTGTGGTTCCTCGCCCAGCTGGACGGCACCAGCGCGCACTACAACATCCCGGTCGCGGTGCGGCTGCACGGTGAGCTGGACCTGCCCGCGCTTCGGCGCGCGCTGACCGAGGTGGTCCGTCGCCATGAGGCGCTGCGCACCCGGCTCCCGGCCGTCGACGGCGTGCCACACCAGGTGATCGGCGACGGCTCCGAGTTCGAACTCCGGGTCGCCGACGTCGCTGACATCACCGACGTCGCCGACGGCACCGACCCGGCGGAGCTGGCGCGGCTGTGCCGGCAGGAGACGGTGGCACCGTTTGATCTCGCCGCCGACTCGCTGATCCGCGCGCTGCTGCTGACGGAGAGCGCGACCGAGCACGTGCTGGTCGTGACGATGCACCACAGCGTGTCCGACGGCTGGTCGCTCGGTGTGCTTTTCCGTGACCTGTCCGCGCTGTACGACGCGTTCCGGGCGGGTCTGCCTTCGCCGCTGGCGCCGCTGCCCATCCAGTACGCGGACTACGCGCTCTGGCAGCGCGAATGGCTGGACGACGGGGTGCGCGACGAGCAGGTCGAGTACTGGCGCGGCCAACTGGCCGGCGTCGATCCCCGCCTCACGCTGCCCACGGACCGGCCGCGCCCGGAGAACAAGACCTACCGCGGCACCCGTGCGTTCTTCGGCTGCCCGCCGGATCTGATCGAGCGTCTGGGAACCGTCGCGGCGCGCTACCAGGTGACGCTCTACATGGTGCTGCTCGCGGCCTACGACATCGTGCTGCACCGCTACACCGGGGAGCACGACCTCGCGGTCGGCACCGTGGTCGCCAACCGCAACCAGCACGAGGTCGAGGACCTCGTGGGCCTGTTCGCCAACACTGTGGTGATGCGGGCCGACCTCGCCGGCGACCCGGCCTTCCCCGACCTGCTGGCCGCAGTGAAGCGCACCGCGCTGGCCGCCTTCGACCACCAGGACGTGCCGTTCGAGATGGTGGTGGACGCTCTCCAGCTGGAGCGCAGCCTCAGCCACTCGCCCGTGTTCCAGACCCTGTTCGTCTTGCAGGAGGCGTCGACCGGGCAGGACATCAGCCTCGGCGGAATGACCACCTCCGCGGTCGGATTCGATTTCGACATCACCAAGTTCGACGTGACCCTGGACCTGCGCGAAGTCCCCACCGGTCTGCTCGGTGCGGTCGAGTACAACACCGACCTGTTCGACCCGGCCACCATCGAGCGCTTCATCGGGCACTACACCTCGCTGCTGGAGGCGATCGCGGTCGCGCCCGAGTCCAGCCTGTCCGGTCTGGACATGGTCGGCGCACAGGAACGGGAGCTGGTGCTGCGGACCTGGAACGACACGGCGCGCGAGTACTCCCGGGACAGTTGTCTGCACCAGCTGTTCGAGGCGCGGGCGCGCCGGCACCCGGAGGCCGTCGCGGTGGTGGACGGCGACCGCGAGATCAGCTATGCGCGGCTCGACGCGTGGGCCAACCGGATCGGGCACGCGCTGCGGGATCTGGGCGTCGGCCCCGACACCGTGGTCGGTCTGTACGCGGCCCGCTCGGCCGAGATGGTCGCGGGCATCTACGGCATCCTCAAGGCTGGCGGCGCCTATATGCCGATCGAACCGTCCAACCCGGCCGCGCGCATCACCGAACTGGTCGAGAACTCCGGGGTGGGCATCGTGCTGGCCCAGCCGGAGGTGGACGCGGTGCCCCTGGGCCGCGCCACCGTGCTGCGGCTGCACGGCGACGGCTCGGTGCGCGACGCGACCGGCCAGGAACTCGCGGCGGGCCGGGACGACGCCGTGGTCGTGCCGGGTCTCGGCTCGCACAATCTGGCCTACGTCATCCACACCTCCGGGTCGACCGGGCGTCCCAAGGGCGTCATGATCGAGCACCAGGCCGCGGTCAACCGCATCGAATGGATGCAGAACGAGTACTCGCTCACGGAGCGGGACGTCGTGCTGCAGAAGACGCCCTTCAGCTTCGACGTGTCGGTGTGGGAGTTCTTCTGGCCCCTGCTTGCCGGCGCGCGGCTGGCCCTTGCGCGGCCCGAGGGTCACAAAGACCCGGCCTACTTGGTCTCCGCCATCCGTCGCTTCGGTGTCACGACCCTGCATTTCGTGCCGTCGATGCTGCGGGCCATCCTGAACGAGCCCGTCTGGTCCGCGTGCGAGTCCGTGCGCCAGGTGTTCTGCAGCGGCGAGGCGCTGCCGCCCGACCTCTGTTCGCGACACTACGAGCGGCACCCCGCGCCGCTGCACAATCTTTACGGTCCGACCGAGGCCGCCGTGGACGTCAGCCACTGGACCTGCCCGCCCGGCACCCCTGCCCGGGTACCCATCGGAAGGCCCATCCAGAACATCCAGCTGTACGTGCTGGACGAAGCGCTGCGCCCGCAGGGCATCGGCTGTGTAGGGCAGCTCCACATCGCCGGTGACGGCCTGGCGCGGGGCTATCTCAACCAGCCGGAGCTCACTGACGAGCGGTTCGTGCCGAACCCGTTCGCGGCGACGCCGGACGCGCGCATGTACCGCACCGGGGACCTGGTGCGGTGGCTGGCCGACGGCACCCTTGAGTTCCTCGGCCGAGCCGACGAGCAGGTGAAGCTGCGCGGCTTCCGGATCGAACTGGGCGAGATCGAACACCGGTTGGGCGAGCATCCCGCGGTGCGTGAGTGCGCTGTGGTGCTGCGAACCGATCAGCGCGACGATCCGCGGCTGGTGGCCTACGCCGTGCTCGCTCCCGACACAGACCTCGCGGACCCGCAGACCGAGCTCTCCCGATTCCTCGCCCGTGCCCTGCCCGAGCACATGGTGCCCAGCGCCTTCGTGGCGTTGGACTCGCTGCCCGTCACTGCGCACGGCAAGCTCGACCGGAAGGCGCTGCCGGCACCGGGCATCGATGACGTCGCCAGGCAGTCCTACGCGGCGCCGAGCACCGACGCCGAGCGGTTGCTCGCCGGGCTGTGGGCCGAGCTGCTCGGCTTCGACGAGTCGCGGATCGGTGCCCAGGACAGCCTGTTCGCGTTGGGCGGGCACTCGCTGCTCATCCCGGTGCTGGTCGCGCGGTTGGCCGAGCACGGCTTCGCGGTCCGGGTGCGCGACGTGTTCGGCGCGCCGACCCTGGCCGACCTGGCCGCCCTGCTCACGGCGGGGACGACCGAGGACTTTTCGGTGCCCGCCAACCCGATCCCGGCCGACTGCCGCCGACTGACACCCGAACTGCTGCCCCTGGTGGAGCTGACCCAGGAGCAGATCGACGCGGTGGTGGCCACCGTGCCCGGTGGCGTGGCTAACGTGGCGGACGTGTACCCGCTCGCCTCGGCGCAGGAAGGCATCCTGTTCCATCACCTGCTCGATCCCGAGAACGACCCGTACCTGGTCTCCATCCTGTTCACCGCGCGGGACGAGGCCGCGACCACCGCGTTCATCGACGCGCTGCGGGCCATGGTCGCCCGGCACGACGTGCTGCGGACCGCGGTCCTCACCACTGGTCTGCCCGAGCCGGTGCAGGTCGTGTACCGGCACGCGGAGCTGGACGTGCAGCGGATCCGGCTGGTGCCGGGCGACACCGAGGCGCAGGCCCGTGAGCTCCTGCACGGTGCGGAACGGATCCCAGTCGACCGGGCCCCGCTCCAGCGGCTGGTCGTCGCCGAGGACCCCGACTCCGAGCGCCGCTACCTGGTGCTCACCTCGCACCACCTGATCGAGGACGCCACCTCGATCCGGCTCAGCATGGCGGAGGTCACCGCGCACCTGGCCGGTCAGGCCGACCGGCTGGCGCCGACCGCACCGTACCGCGACTTCGTCGCCCACACCCGGCACCGGCTCGCCTCCGACGACGCCGAGGCCTACTTCCGAGCGGCGCTCGGCGACGTGGTCGAGCCGACGGCCCCGTTCGGCCTGACCGAGGTGCGCGGCGACGCGCGGCGGTTCTCGCAGCTGCGCCGAGGGCTGCCGGGTGAACTCACCGAAGCCCTGCGCGCGCAGGCGAAACGGCTGCGCGTCAGTCCCGCGTGCCTGTTCCATGCCGCCTACGCGCGGGTCGTGGCCGCCACCAGCGGTCGCGAGGACGTCGTGTTCGGCACCGTCCTGTCCGGACGCCTCCAGGGTGTGCCCGGCGTCGAGGCGATGCTCGGCAACCTCATCAACACGCTGCCGCTGCGGCTGCGGCTGGCCGACCTGACCGTCCGCGAGCTGGTCGACGAGGTCGATCGCGGGCTCGCGGACCTCATCGCCCGCGAGCAGACGCCGTTGAGCCTGGTGCAGCGGTGCAGCGGCATGGACGGCGAAGCGCCGCTGTTCACCGCGGTGGTCAATGTGCGCCACTTCGAACCGGGACGCGCCGCGCCGTCGGACCCGCCGGCCGAAGATCACGGCGTGCGGTGGATCGCCGAGACCGACGCCACCAACTACCCGCTCTCTGTCGCGCTGGACGACTTCGGCGACTCGCTGTCGCTGCATGTCCGGGTCGACGAGCGGATCTCGCCCGAGGACGTGCTCGACTGCGTGGAAGCCGCGCTCGCCGGCCTGCTGGCCGGTCTCGCCGCGGACGACGGCGTCGGGACGAAGGCGCTGGACATCGAGGTGCTGCCGGCGGCCGAGCGACACCGTCTGCTGGCGGTGTGGCGCGGCCCGCTCGTCCCGGTGCCGGACGTCTCGGTGGTCGCGGCGTTCGAGGAGCAGGCCGACCTCGATCCGGGCCGCCTCGCCCTGGTGCACGAGGACGAGACGCTGAGCTACGGCGAACTCAACGAACGAGCCAACCGGCTCGCGCACTGGCTCATGGCGCGGGAGGTACGGCCCGACGATGTGGTCGCCATCCGGCTGCCGCGGTCGATCGACCTGCTGGTGGCGGTGTACGGCGTGCTGAAGGCGGGCGCGGCGTACCTGCCCGTCGAGCCGGATCTGCCCCTCGAGCGGGCGCAGCACATGCTCGCCCAGGCCACGCCCGCGCTCGTGCTCACCGAACTGCCGGACACCAGCGCCTGGCCGGCCAGCGCTCCCGGCGTCGCGGTGAGCGGCGACCGGGCTGCCTACGTGCTGTACACCTCCGGTTCGACCGGCCGTCCCAAGGGCGTCGTCGTCCCGCATCGTGCGGTCGTCAATCGCATCACGGGTATGCAGCAGCGCTACCAGCTGACTGAGCAGGACCGTGTCCTGCACAAAACCGCGGCCAGCTTCGACGTGTCGGTGTGGGAGTTGCTGTGGCCGTTGGCCGCCGGCGCCTGTCTGGTGATCGCCCGGCCCGACGGACACAAGGATCCGGCCTACCTGGCCGGACTGATCCAGCGAAGCGAGGTGACGACCCTGCACTTCGTGCCCTCCATGCTGCGGCTGTTCCTGGAGGAACCGACCGTCACCGGGTGCACAAGCCTGCGCCGGGTGCTGTGTGGCGGCGAGGCGCTGCCGGTGTCGCTCGCGCGGGAGTTCCACCGGGTGCTGGACGCCGAGCTGCACCACCTCTACGGACCGGTCGAGGCGACTATCGACGTGACCGAGAACGAGGTCCGGCCTGATGGCGACCGGGTGAGCATGGGTCACCCGGTGCCCAACACCCGCGTGTACGTGCTGGACTCGCGGCGGCGCATCGTGCCGGCCGGCGTGCCGGGGGAGTTGTACCTCGCCGGTGTCCAGCTGGCCCGGGGCTACGTCGGCCGGGACGACCTGACCGCCGAGCGGTTCGTGCCCGATCCGTTCGTTCCCGCGGGCGAGCGCATGTACCGCACCGGCGACGTGGTGCGCTGGTGGCACGACCGAGGGCTGGAGTTCCTGGGCCGCACCGACGACCAGGTGAAGGTCCGCGGCGTGCGCATCGAACTCGGCGAGGTGGAGACCGCGCTGCTGCGGCACGACGCCGTCGCGGGCGCGGTCGTCCTCCCGCACGGTGACGGTGAGGACCGCGCGCTGATCGGCTACGTGCGGCCCAGCGCCAAATGGCTGGACGAGTCCGCGCGGCAGCAGGTCGCCGAGCACCTGACGCACTGGCGGCAGATCTTCGAGAAGCAGGGCGCGCCGGACGAGCGGGTCGCCGACGACCTCAACCTGGTCGGCTGGGACAGCAGCTACACCGGCACGGCGATTCCCGACGAACAGATGCGAGAGTGGATCGACGGCACCGTCGATCGCATCGTCGCGCTGCGGCCGAGGCGGTTGCTGGAGATCGGCTGTGGCACCGGGTTGCTGTTGTTCCGCTACGCCGAGCAGTGCGAGGCCGTGCACGCGGTGGACCTCGCCGCAGCGGTGCTGGCCGACGTGCGTCGGGGGGTCGAGCGCCGCGGGTGGTCCCACGTCACGCTGGAACAGGGCGACGCGCTCACCGCCCCGTTGCCCGACGCGACCTTCGACACCATCGTGATCAACTCCGTCGCGCAGTACTTCCCGAGCTGCTACTACCTCGAACAGGTCATCGCCCGGCTGCTCCCGTTGCTCTCCGACGGCGGCCGCCTGTTCATCGGCGACGTGCGCAACCTGGACCTGTTGACCGCGCACATCGGCGCGATCGAACGCGGTAGCGCCCGGGGCCGCACCACGGTGGCGGCGCTGGCCGCGCAGGTGCGCCGCCGTGCTCGGCAGGAGACGGAACTGCTCGTCAGCCCCACGTACTTCGCGCGCCTTTCCGAGCGATTCAGTGAGCTGGGTTCAGTAGACCTGATGGTCAAGCGCGGTCTCGGCGACAACGAGATGCTCGCCTACCGCTACGACGTCGTGCTGACGAAGGGCGCGCGGGTGCCGTCGCGGCCGCTGCCGTGGCGCCACGCCGGCACCACGGACGAGCTGCTCGCACTGCTGGACGCCGGAGCGCCGGACCGGTTCGGCGTTGCAGGCCTGGTCAACCCGCGCATCGCCGACGATGTCGGGGTCGTGGCCCAGCTGGCACAGGGGCTGCCCACCGTCGAGATCGAGCCGTTGCGGGGCGGTGCGCGGCTGGACGAGCGGGCCGCGGCGGCCGTCCGCGACCTGGAGTCGGTTCTCGCCCACGCCGAGCGGCTCGGCTATCGGGTCTGCGCCACCTGGTCGCAGAATCGGCCGGACGGCATCGACCTGTTGTTCGGCCGCGACCAGCTGCCCGAGGTGCGCGCCCGCGAGCCGTACCGCGCCACGCGGACTTCGAACTTCCCGCAACTCGCCGACCTCGGTCCCGGGCTGACTGCGGCGCTTCGGGAACACCTGTCCGCGAGCCTGCCGGACTACATGGTCCCGACGCTGTTCATGGTGCTGGAGGACATTCCGGTCACCCGCAACGGCAAGGTCGACAAGCGCGCGCTCCCCGCGCCCGGCGAGGACAGCGTGGTCAAGGCGGCCTACGCGGCGCCGCGCACCGAGGCCGAGCGAGTGCTCTGCCGCCTCGTCGAGGAGATGTTCGAGATCAGCCGGGTCGGACTCGACGACGACTTCTTCGCGCTGGGCGTGCACTCGCTGCTCGCGGTCCGGCTGACCATGCGGGTGCAGCGGGAGTTCGGAGTGCGGTTGCCGCTGCGGCTGATGCTCACCGGCGCGACCATGCGGGAGGCGGCGGCCGCGTTGCAGGCACTGCGGGACGGTCCGGACGCGGAGGCCACGGTGTCCGTGTCGGCGGGCGCGCCACCGATCTCCCTCCAGCAAAGCGAACTGTGGTTCCTGGACCGTCCCGAACACGCCCGGCTCGGGACGGCCTACGACAACGTCCAGGTCGCGCTGCGGATCGGCGGAGAACTGGATCGGGCCGTGCTCGCCCGTGCCGTGCACGCGTTGGTTGACCGGCACGAGGTGCTGCGCACGGGCTATCGCGTCGAGGGTGACGAAGTCCTGCAGGTCGTCGGGGACAACCGAGTCGAGGTCGTCGTCGAGCAGGTCGGCGAGGACGCGCTCGACGGCTGGCTGCGGGAGGAACGCCTCCGCCCGTTCGACCCTGCGGATCCGCGGGTGCTGCGGGTGCACTTGCTGCCGCGCCCGGACGGCGGCCACGTCCTGACGCTGACCCGGCCCTGGGGCGTCTTCGACGGATGGTCCATGAACATCGTCTTCGCCGATCTGTTCGAGCTGTACCGGGCCGACGCCGAGCACCGCGCGCCGGATCTGGCGCCGCTGGCCTGGCAGTACGGCGACTTCGCCCGCTGGCAGCGTCAGGCCGTCGGTCCGGCCGAGTTGGACCGGCAACGCGCGTACTGGCGAGGGCGACTGGCCGGCCTGCCGCCGTGCGTGCGGCTGCGCACCGATCACCCGCGTGGTCCGGTGCGGTCGTACCAGGGCGCCGCCGTGGATGTGACGATCCCGCAGGACGTGCTCACCGAGCTGCGTGAACTCGGCCGCCGACGCGGCGCGACGCTGTACATGACGCTGCTCTCCGCGTTCGCGGTGCTGCTCGGCGGACACGGCGACAGCACGGACCTGGCGATCGCCTCCCCGGTGAGCAACCGGCCGCGGATCGAACTGGAGCCGTTGGTCGGCTACTTCTCCAACCGGCTCGCGATGCGTCTGGACGTGACACCCTCCCGGACCTTCGCCGAGGTGCTCGGCGAGGCCAGGCAGGTGACGGCTGAGGCGCACGAACACAAGGACCTGCCGTTCACCGAGTTGGTGCGCGATCTCGCGCCGGCGGCGAACGCGTCCCACCCGCCGCTGTGCCAGGTGGTGTTCAACCTCTTGCCCGCCGCGCCCACTGACAGTCGCGACGCGCCTGCGAACGTCTCGGTGACCCCGCTGCCCGCCCACCCGGGACTGGCGAAGTTCGACCTGAACCTGGTCGTCCGGGAAACCGGCGACGGCCTGCGGGGCTACCTGGAGTACAGCACCGATCTGTACGCCGAGCCGACCGCGCGGGACCTGGTGCACGCGCTCACCCGGCTGCTGCGGGCGATCGTGGCGGACCCGGACCTGAGCCTGTCCCGGTTGCGGGCCGTCGCGGACGGGCCGGCCAGATGA